A part of Silvimonas soli genomic DNA contains:
- a CDS encoding ABC transporter ATP-binding protein, protein MTTPLLQVKDLKVAYGGIQAVKGIDLEINKGELVALIGANGAGKTTTLKTLVGMLKPAGGQIIYDGQPTLKLPSFAYVKHGLAMVPEGRGIFSRLTVEENLQMGAYTRNDKPEIATDLEKVYGLFPRLKERQKQLAGTLSGGEQQMVAMGRAIMSRPKLLLLDEPSMGLAPIIVQKIFEIIRMIAAEGVTMLLVEQNAKLALQTANRGYVMESGKITLADTAQNLLANESIQHAYLGE, encoded by the coding sequence ATGACCACCCCGCTGTTGCAAGTGAAAGACCTGAAAGTGGCCTACGGCGGCATCCAGGCCGTGAAAGGCATTGATCTGGAAATCAACAAGGGCGAACTGGTGGCGCTGATTGGTGCCAACGGCGCTGGCAAAACCACCACGCTCAAAACCCTGGTCGGCATGCTCAAGCCTGCGGGTGGCCAGATTATTTATGACGGCCAGCCGACGCTCAAACTGCCGTCGTTTGCCTACGTGAAACATGGCCTGGCGATGGTGCCGGAAGGTCGCGGGATCTTCTCGCGGCTCACGGTCGAAGAAAACCTGCAAATGGGAGCCTATACCCGCAACGACAAACCCGAGATCGCTACTGATCTGGAGAAAGTCTACGGGCTATTTCCGCGCCTGAAAGAGCGGCAGAAACAGCTGGCGGGAACGTTATCTGGTGGCGAACAACAGATGGTGGCGATGGGCCGCGCCATCATGAGCCGCCCCAAATTGCTGTTGCTGGATGAGCCCTCGATGGGTTTGGCACCGATCATCGTGCAGAAGATTTTCGAGATCATCCGCATGATCGCGGCCGAAGGGGTAACCATGCTGCTGGTGGAGCAAAACGCCAAGCTCGCGCTGCAAACCGCCAATCGTGGCTATGTCATGGAATCGGGCAAGATCACCCTGGCTGATACCGCACAGAATCTGCTGGCCAACGAGAGTATCCAGCACGCTTATCTGGGCGAGTAG
- a CDS encoding ABC transporter ATP-binding protein has product MAETLLSIEGIHKRFGGLHALNDVGLTINKGEIYGLIGPNGAGKTTLFNVLTGLYQPDEGKFTFNGIDLFRQKPYVVVESGIARTFQNIRLFANMTALENVMVGQHVRTKSGVFGAVFRGPKTRAEEASIKARAQELLRYVGIDKHADETARNLSYGDQRRLEIARALGTNPTLLALDEPAAGMNPKETVALKALLEKIRGDGITVLLIEHDVKLMMGLCDRIAVLDYGKKIAEGVPAEVKSNPRVVEAYLGVAPE; this is encoded by the coding sequence ATGGCTGAAACACTGCTGAGTATTGAAGGCATTCACAAACGCTTTGGCGGCTTGCATGCACTGAACGATGTGGGCCTGACCATCAACAAGGGCGAAATTTACGGGCTGATCGGGCCGAATGGCGCGGGCAAAACCACGCTGTTCAACGTGCTCACCGGCCTGTATCAACCGGATGAAGGCAAATTCACTTTTAACGGGATCGATCTGTTCCGCCAGAAACCCTATGTGGTGGTGGAAAGCGGCATTGCGCGTACCTTCCAGAATATTCGGCTGTTTGCCAATATGACCGCGCTGGAAAACGTCATGGTCGGTCAACACGTACGGACAAAATCCGGCGTGTTTGGCGCGGTGTTCCGTGGCCCGAAAACGCGAGCGGAAGAAGCGTCGATCAAAGCACGGGCGCAAGAATTGTTGCGCTATGTGGGCATTGACAAACACGCCGATGAAACCGCGCGCAACTTGTCTTATGGCGATCAGCGGCGGCTGGAAATTGCCCGCGCGCTGGGCACCAACCCTACCCTGCTGGCACTGGACGAACCCGCCGCCGGCATGAACCCGAAAGAAACCGTGGCATTGAAAGCGCTGCTGGAGAAAATCCGTGGCGACGGCATTACCGTGCTGCTGATCGAACACGATGTAAAACTGATGATGGGGCTGTGTGATCGTATTGCCGTGCTCGATTACGGCAAAAAGATCGCCGAAGGCGTGCCGGCAGAAGTCAAAAGCAACCCGCGCGTGGTCGAAGCATATCTTGGAGTAGCCCCGGAATGA